The genomic region GCACCTTTGAGGCGGCGGCTTATCTGCGCCGGGCCGGAGCCGATCCCGCCCTGGTGCGGCATCTGTTCTGTGTCGACTTAGCCAGTCTTAAGTTGCGGGCCAGCATCATTAACAGTACGGAAATCCTGCCTGGCGGCGTTGTTATTGCCACCTGTCCGGCCCAGGGCAAAGCGGCCCAGGTGTCGGCGGCGCAGGCGGCCGATATGCTGCTCAATATTGAGGGAGTACGGGTATGCTTCATCTTATTCCGCCTCGAAGAGGGCGGCGTCGGGATAAGCGCCCGGTCCCAGGGCGACATTAATGTCCAGGTTATCATGGAAAAACTGGGCGGCGGTGGACATCAGACCGCAGCCGCCGCCCAGATTAAAGACCAAACCATCGAAGAGGTAAAACAACGCCTTTGCGAGATAGTTTCCCATTATTTAGAGGAGAGTGAGTCCCATGAAGGTTATCTTAGTGCAGGAAGTAAAAAAACTCGGTAAAAAAGGCGATATCATAGAGGTTTCCGAGGGCTATGCCCGCAATTATCTGCTGCCCCACAAACTGGCCGTTGCGGCCACGGACGCCAATGTCAACGCCTTTAAGCAGCAGAAAGAAGCAGAAGCTCGCCGCCAGCAGCGCCAGCTTGATGAGGCCAGGCTGCTGGCCAGCCAGCTGGCCAAATTGAGCGTTAAAGTTGCGGTGAAAACCGGCGAAGGCGGCAAGCTTTTCGGTTCGGTAACTGGCAAAGACATTGCCGATGCGCTTGCCGCCCAGCATGGCCTGGAAATCGATAAACGCAAGATTGAGCTTAAGGAAGCGATTAAAGCCTTGGGAACATATCCGGTCACGATCAGGGTTCATCCCGAAGTGAGCTGTCAGATTCAGGTGCAGGTTACCGCCCAGTAACGCTTTCTCTACTACGGTATTAGAAAGGGAAGGTCATGAAAGGATTTTTCAACAGATTTGTCCGCCCGCCTCAGGCGGCACGGCCGGCCAAAGGGGCTGATGACGCTCTCCGGCGCCAGGTTTCCGCCCTGTATGGTCTCTATTCCGGGCTGGTAGGGGCGGAAAAGGTGGTGCTCAAA from Thermosinus carboxydivorans Nor1 harbors:
- the rplI gene encoding 50S ribosomal protein L9, with protein sequence MKVILVQEVKKLGKKGDIIEVSEGYARNYLLPHKLAVAATDANVNAFKQQKEAEARRQQRQLDEARLLASQLAKLSVKVAVKTGEGGKLFGSVTGKDIADALAAQHGLEIDKRKIELKEAIKALGTYPVTIRVHPEVSCQIQVQVTAQ